One stretch of Sphingomonas sp. HF-S4 DNA includes these proteins:
- a CDS encoding FAD-dependent oxidoreductase — MIRRNFRRALAVATCLLPLAMAAPQASARQGAPQRADIVVYGCTSGGVVAAIEARRLGRSVLLVCREDYLGGMSTNGLGWSDTGNHRAIGGLSLDFYRKVKRHYDDPSVWTHAPRPARAENFVDGEAMWQFEPKVGERIYEDWAREAGVTIVRDQPLDRTKRGVETANGRIVAFRSKTGQRFEGKAFIDATYEGDLMAGAGVRFTVGREANATYGETLNGVQIENTTNHQFVRDVDPYRVPGDPRSGLVPRVSGEPLAPDGTADTKIQAYTYRMCLTDVPANRVPFAKPAGYDASQYILLKRYMDAGHRNFFQKFDRIPNGKTDTNNFGAFSFDNIGMNYRYPEGSDAERAAIAREHTLYQQGLLWFMANDPGVPAETRAEMSKWGLCRDEFVKTGHWPREMYVREARRMVSDFVMAESHLRGTKATPRPIGMGSYNMDSHNVQRIVDARGFVRNEGNIEVSPGRAYPISYDAIVPRKSEATNLLVPMALSASHIAYGSIRMEPVFMILGQSAAAAASIAIEDRVPVQEVDYDKLRARLLAEGQILELAR; from the coding sequence ACGCGCGCTTGCCGTGGCGACCTGCCTCCTGCCGCTGGCGATGGCGGCACCGCAGGCTTCCGCCCGGCAAGGCGCTCCGCAGCGCGCCGATATCGTCGTCTATGGCTGCACTTCGGGGGGCGTGGTCGCCGCCATCGAGGCGCGGCGGCTCGGCCGATCGGTGTTGCTGGTATGCCGGGAGGACTATCTCGGCGGCATGTCGACCAACGGGCTCGGTTGGTCGGACACCGGCAATCACCGCGCCATCGGCGGGCTCTCGCTCGATTTCTACCGCAAGGTGAAGCGGCATTACGACGACCCTTCGGTATGGACCCACGCGCCACGGCCTGCGCGCGCCGAGAACTTCGTCGATGGCGAGGCGATGTGGCAATTCGAGCCCAAGGTCGGCGAGCGCATCTACGAGGACTGGGCGCGCGAGGCGGGGGTGACGATCGTCCGCGATCAGCCGCTCGACCGGACGAAGCGCGGCGTCGAGACCGCGAACGGACGCATCGTCGCTTTTCGTTCGAAGACTGGGCAGCGCTTCGAAGGAAAGGCCTTCATCGACGCGACCTATGAGGGCGATCTGATGGCGGGCGCGGGCGTGCGCTTCACCGTCGGGCGCGAGGCCAATGCGACCTATGGCGAGACGCTCAATGGCGTGCAGATCGAGAACACCACCAACCACCAGTTCGTCCGCGACGTCGACCCGTACCGGGTTCCCGGCGATCCCCGCAGCGGGCTGGTGCCCCGGGTCAGCGGCGAACCCCTCGCGCCTGACGGCACCGCCGACACCAAGATCCAGGCCTATACCTATCGCATGTGCCTGACCGACGTCCCCGCCAACCGTGTGCCGTTCGCCAAGCCCGCGGGCTACGACGCCAGCCAGTATATCTTGCTGAAGCGCTACATGGACGCGGGCCATCGCAACTTCTTCCAGAAGTTCGATCGCATTCCCAACGGCAAGACCGACACCAACAATTTCGGTGCCTTTTCCTTCGACAATATCGGCATGAACTATCGCTACCCGGAAGGAAGCGATGCCGAGCGCGCCGCGATCGCGCGCGAGCATACGCTCTACCAGCAGGGATTGCTGTGGTTCATGGCGAACGATCCCGGCGTCCCTGCCGAAACTCGCGCCGAAATGTCGAAATGGGGACTGTGCAGGGACGAGTTCGTGAAGACCGGCCATTGGCCGCGCGAGATGTACGTCCGCGAGGCACGGCGGATGGTGTCCGACTTCGTGATGGCCGAGTCCCATTTGCGCGGAACCAAAGCGACGCCGCGGCCGATCGGCATGGGATCGTACAACATGGACTCGCACAATGTGCAGCGCATCGTCGATGCGCGGGGCTTCGTACGCAACGAAGGCAATATCGAAGTCAGTCCGGGCAGGGCCTATCCGATCAGCTACGATGCGATCGTGCCGCGCAAAAGCGAGGCGACGAATCTGCTGGTGCCGATGGCGCTATCGGCGTCGCACATCGCCTATGGCTCGATCCGGATGGAGCCGGTGTTCATGATCCTCGGCCAGTCCGCCGCCGCCGCGGCATCGATCGCGATCGAGGATCGCGTTCCGGTGCAGGAGGTGGACTATGACAAGCTTCGCGCAAGATTGCTTGCCGAAGGGCAGATCCTGGAGCTTGCTCGATAG
- a CDS encoding DNA-binding domain-containing protein has protein sequence MTTLAAAQRRMHAALIAPHADPGAAQTLFETGGRLGPAGGLAVYQRGYFLRIAACMREQFPALCHALGRALFDDFVADYIRDCPPERHTLYDLGRCFPGWLEANRPEPQAREAWVDFMIDLARFEYATFAMFDAEGNEGSPFATSDTADGALRLQPAFALGTYGFPVAGYYHAVRRGEAPPLPAPSTSHVALVRTEFVTRTVPLADSHYAFLTAMRAGSGVEAALASASARHGLDPGQTHGMWRGEQGCRGRWIEWGFFIAADPDGHRMPGAEETTISQEPAMAELRGNAPTALTVVATAPLGPALWLAAGADHLHCKPNSVSPLRKHASARASMLLFR, from the coding sequence ATGACCACGCTGGCAGCGGCGCAGCGCCGCATGCACGCGGCGTTGATCGCTCCCCATGCCGACCCGGGCGCGGCGCAGACTCTGTTCGAAACCGGTGGGCGGCTTGGCCCGGCGGGGGGATTGGCAGTCTATCAGCGGGGGTATTTTCTGCGCATCGCGGCTTGCATGCGCGAGCAGTTTCCCGCGCTGTGCCATGCGCTCGGCCGGGCGCTGTTCGACGATTTCGTCGCCGACTATATCCGCGACTGCCCGCCCGAGCGGCACACGCTGTACGACCTTGGCCGTTGCTTTCCCGGCTGGCTGGAAGCGAACCGGCCCGAGCCGCAGGCGCGCGAGGCGTGGGTCGATTTCATGATCGATCTCGCCCGCTTCGAATATGCGACGTTCGCGATGTTCGATGCCGAGGGCAATGAGGGAAGCCCCTTCGCGACGTCCGATACCGCGGACGGCGCATTGCGCCTCCAGCCCGCCTTCGCGCTGGGCACCTACGGGTTCCCCGTCGCCGGCTATTACCATGCCGTGCGTCGCGGCGAGGCGCCGCCGTTGCCTGCGCCTTCGACCAGCCATGTCGCCCTGGTGCGAACCGAGTTCGTCACGCGCACCGTACCCCTGGCCGATTCGCACTACGCCTTCCTCACGGCAATGCGCGCGGGAAGCGGTGTCGAGGCGGCGCTGGCGAGTGCTTCGGCGCGCCATGGGCTCGATCCCGGCCAAACCCATGGCATGTGGCGCGGGGAACAGGGCTGTCGCGGGCGCTGGATCGAATGGGGCTTCTTCATTGCCGCGGATCCGGATGGCCACCGCATGCCAGGCGCTGAAGAAACAACCATTTCTCAGGAACCCGCGATGGCGGAGTTGAGGGGGAATGCGCCAACAGCTCTGACAGTCGTGGCAACCGCGCCCCTTGGCCCAGCGCTGTGGCTGGCAGCCGGAGCGGACCACCTACACTGCAAACCCAACTCGGTGAGCCCTTTGCGTAAGCACGCTTCGGCAAGGGCGTCGATGCTGCTGTTCAGATAG
- a CDS encoding Dyp-type peroxidase, whose amino-acid sequence MTNATNTAPAATLLDLADIQGGILRTYGDGFPKGRNFYLTVRDARKGRAFVEALLPKITTAARWKDPNREEPLLRTRNPRVKDIARAEGEPDYPGRVQLMKPKVTLNIGFTFTGLLALGVPTRTLRGMPDDFIDGMEARAALLGDDPFLAKRDAVWRDSKGDKRVHILLTLYAQQNPDGTACAELDAETDAIVALCDHAQGGVVLLGGVGPTNARWQDLSAVMRQDGERCWPTNKEHFGLSDGFGDPVFSGQFSGEAERVRVAGGGKLMADGSWQPLATGEFLLGYPDEAQEVPGAAMPIAFSRNGTFMAYRKLHEEVGTFHAYIDEQARRYAQTHQVPHEEAVDTIKAKMVGRWEDGVPLMVAPTFAAWQAFRAELDKARAEKDKAKLAEIALKFTNFIYASDPAGSKCPVTSHLRRANPRDTLGPTFAANGMSKDGSAIINRRRILRRGLPYGHYDANAPADDGDHGIIFMAICTNLFRQFEFVQQQWMQYGLDFNAGSDTCPVIGNHPAEDEPKLVIAVDPETRKPPFICDHIPQLVEPRGGDYFFLPSMTALRMIGMGIIDPT is encoded by the coding sequence ATGACCAACGCGACCAACACTGCGCCGGCCGCGACTCTGCTCGATCTTGCCGATATCCAGGGCGGGATCCTGCGCACCTATGGCGACGGCTTTCCCAAGGGTCGCAACTTCTACCTGACCGTGCGCGACGCCCGGAAGGGCCGCGCCTTTGTCGAGGCGCTGCTGCCCAAGATAACCACCGCCGCGCGCTGGAAGGATCCGAACCGCGAGGAGCCGCTGCTGCGCACGCGCAATCCGCGCGTGAAGGATATCGCCCGTGCCGAGGGCGAGCCCGATTATCCCGGCCGCGTCCAGTTGATGAAGCCCAAGGTGACGCTCAATATCGGCTTCACCTTCACGGGATTGCTGGCGCTCGGCGTGCCGACCCGCACGCTGCGCGGCATGCCCGACGACTTCATCGACGGGATGGAGGCGCGCGCCGCGCTGCTCGGGGACGATCCCTTCCTCGCCAAGCGCGATGCGGTATGGCGCGATTCGAAGGGCGACAAGCGCGTCCACATCCTGCTGACGCTCTATGCCCAGCAGAACCCCGACGGCACCGCCTGCGCTGAGCTGGATGCCGAAACCGACGCGATCGTCGCACTCTGCGACCACGCGCAGGGCGGCGTGGTGCTGCTCGGAGGGGTGGGACCGACCAATGCCAGATGGCAGGATCTGTCGGCAGTGATGCGGCAGGACGGCGAACGCTGCTGGCCGACCAACAAGGAGCATTTCGGCCTTTCAGACGGCTTTGGCGACCCGGTCTTTTCGGGGCAGTTCTCGGGCGAGGCGGAGCGGGTGCGGGTCGCGGGCGGCGGCAAGCTGATGGCGGACGGCAGCTGGCAGCCGCTGGCCACCGGCGAATTCCTGCTCGGCTATCCCGACGAGGCGCAGGAGGTTCCCGGTGCGGCAATGCCGATCGCCTTCAGCCGCAACGGCACCTTCATGGCCTATCGCAAGCTGCACGAGGAAGTCGGCACCTTCCACGCCTATATCGACGAACAGGCGAGGCGCTACGCGCAGACGCACCAGGTCCCGCACGAAGAGGCGGTGGACACGATCAAGGCCAAGATGGTCGGCCGCTGGGAAGATGGCGTGCCGCTGATGGTCGCCCCCACTTTCGCCGCGTGGCAGGCCTTCCGGGCCGAGCTCGACAAGGCCCGCGCCGAGAAGGACAAGGCCAAGCTCGCCGAGATCGCGCTGAAGTTCACCAACTTCATCTACGCGTCCGACCCGGCGGGGTCGAAATGCCCGGTGACCTCGCATCTGCGCCGCGCCAATCCGCGCGACACGCTGGGGCCCACCTTCGCCGCGAATGGCATGTCGAAGGACGGATCGGCGATCATCAACCGCCGCCGCATCCTGCGCCGCGGCCTGCCTTATGGACACTATGACGCGAACGCCCCGGCCGACGATGGCGACCATGGCATCATCTTCATGGCGATCTGCACCAATCTATTCCGCCAGTTTGAGTTCGTGCAGCAGCAATGGATGCAGTACGGACTCGATTTCAACGCGGGCAGCGACACTTGTCCGGTGATCGGCAATCACCCGGCGGAGGACGAGCCCAAGCTGGTGATCGCAGTCGATCCCGAGACCCGGAAGCCACCCTTCATCTGCGATCACATTCCGCAGCTCGTCGAGCCGCGCGGGGGCGATTATTTCTTCCTCCCCAGCATGACTGCGCTGCGGATGATCGGCATGGGGATCATCGACCCGACCTGA
- a CDS encoding AMP-dependent synthetase/ligase — translation MRKLEHFDNLVQMFFTRAREKGDAPFLWHKAGGAWQPTSWSEAARQVASLATAFQAMGLRQGDRVMLVSENRPEFCITDLAIMAAGCVTVPTYTTNTERDHQHIIENSGACAIVVSNAKLAKTLLPAAIRSSSARMIIGIDDMRPSQTGSMDFHDWKALIAKHPADPVAFASGVTFKREDLACIIYTSGTGGSPRGVMQHHGAILHNVNGCCTVISEDFGWEDEVFLSFLPLSHAYEHSGGQFFPIGLGAQIYYSEGLEKLASNIEEVRPTIMVVVPRLFEVLRTRITKQIEKQGKFANYLLDRAVSIGGKRAAGGVPIQDQPMRLLLKATLLPKISKRFGGRIKAMVSGGAPLNPEVGIFFESIGLTFLQGYGQTEAAPVISCNRPSAGLKHDTVGPPLPDVEVRIAEDGEILVRGELVMHGYWRNEEETARVLKDGWLHTGDIGIIDDKGRIKITDRKKDIIVNDKGDNVAPQKVEGMLTLQNEIVQAMIAGDKKPYMTAVIVPDPEWTAEYCAHTATKCNFKELAHDPDYKAAVGAAVERVNRDLSVIERVRKFIIADAPFTIENEQLTPSLKIRRHVLKQVYGARLDALY, via the coding sequence ATGCGAAAACTCGAGCATTTCGACAATCTGGTGCAGATGTTCTTCACGCGGGCACGCGAGAAGGGCGACGCGCCGTTCCTGTGGCACAAGGCCGGCGGCGCGTGGCAGCCGACGAGCTGGAGCGAGGCGGCACGGCAGGTCGCGAGCCTCGCCACCGCCTTCCAGGCGATGGGATTGCGCCAGGGCGACCGCGTGATGCTGGTTTCGGAGAACCGGCCGGAATTCTGCATCACCGACCTGGCGATCATGGCTGCGGGCTGCGTGACCGTGCCGACCTACACGACCAATACCGAGCGCGACCACCAGCACATCATCGAGAATTCGGGCGCGTGCGCGATCGTCGTGTCGAACGCCAAGCTCGCCAAGACGCTGCTTCCCGCGGCGATCCGATCGTCCTCGGCGCGGATGATCATCGGGATCGACGACATGCGGCCGTCGCAGACGGGGTCGATGGACTTCCATGACTGGAAGGCGCTGATCGCCAAGCACCCCGCCGACCCGGTGGCGTTCGCGTCGGGCGTGACGTTCAAGCGCGAGGACCTGGCCTGCATCATCTACACCAGCGGAACCGGCGGATCCCCGCGCGGCGTGATGCAGCACCACGGCGCGATCCTGCACAACGTCAATGGCTGCTGCACGGTGATCAGCGAGGATTTCGGCTGGGAAGACGAAGTGTTCCTCTCGTTCCTGCCGCTCAGCCATGCCTATGAGCATAGCGGCGGGCAGTTTTTCCCGATCGGGCTCGGCGCGCAGATCTATTATTCCGAAGGGCTCGAGAAGCTCGCCTCGAACATCGAGGAGGTTCGCCCGACGATCATGGTCGTCGTGCCCCGGCTGTTCGAGGTTCTGCGCACCCGCATCACCAAGCAGATCGAGAAGCAGGGCAAGTTCGCCAACTATCTGCTCGACCGCGCGGTGAGCATCGGCGGCAAGCGCGCCGCGGGCGGGGTGCCGATCCAGGACCAGCCGATGCGGCTGTTGCTCAAGGCGACGCTGCTGCCCAAGATCTCGAAACGCTTCGGCGGGCGGATCAAGGCGATGGTCTCGGGCGGCGCGCCGCTCAATCCCGAGGTCGGCATCTTCTTCGAATCGATCGGGCTGACCTTCCTCCAGGGCTATGGCCAGACCGAGGCGGCGCCGGTGATCTCGTGCAACCGGCCGAGCGCGGGATTGAAGCACGACACGGTCGGCCCGCCGCTGCCCGATGTCGAGGTTCGTATCGCCGAGGACGGCGAGATCCTGGTGCGTGGCGAACTGGTGATGCACGGCTATTGGCGCAACGAGGAGGAGACTGCGCGTGTCCTCAAGGACGGCTGGCTCCATACCGGCGATATCGGGATCATCGACGACAAGGGCCGGATCAAGATCACCGATCGCAAGAAGGATATCATCGTCAACGACAAGGGCGACAATGTCGCGCCGCAAAAGGTGGAGGGGATGCTCACCCTCCAGAACGAGATCGTCCAGGCGATGATCGCGGGCGACAAGAAGCCCTATATGACCGCGGTGATCGTCCCCGATCCCGAATGGACCGCCGAATATTGCGCGCACACCGCGACCAAGTGCAACTTCAAGGAGCTGGCGCACGATCCCGACTACAAGGCGGCAGTCGGCGCGGCGGTCGAACGGGTCAATCGCGACTTGTCGGTGATCGAGCGGGTCCGGAAATTCATCATCGCCGATGCACCGTTCACGATCGAGAACGAGCAGCTGACGCCGAGCCTGAAGATCCGCCGGCACGTGCTGAAGCAGGTCTATGGGGCGAGGCTCGACGCGCTGTATTGA
- a CDS encoding ferritin-like domain-containing protein has translation MPDPVTPLTPAEQAFVATLNATWTRDQLLARLKADLQTAIEIELATIPIYLYTYYSLVRNNESGETISPAQLFANKAGGIIMSVAVEEMLHMSLSSNILWSMGVMPQLYGKAPGAYPTGLPYHNPQGPAGPDGKTGVLIPLGKLSFEQLWHFLQIEYPEQWNAPPQDSDWDTIGQFYSYLRCLLSTQFLDDSDFQRGSVISAIQPYNYSPNNVDTVYPSAGFDPWKPAPPATAPWADPMQGAAAAAVYPDYADSHAGQTQLVAVRSIQDAATAIDTICDQGEGVPIPDVGPSPDDDPSKDEESHYVKFLTLQAQFADYAGTSEVRPLQPPAPTAVIQPAIDSQALLDAGVLVNVPESPLAANYPEYYVDIANFCSACFQYMLVMTETIYLVPPEKQKLFFNEGLHRSMIWVLDKYIRTIRQIPIPSGDYAGMMMGPTFENVSLGDRAASFQGLTEFGNKAIASANALIAQLDASEVIEHVQALFAPGGTTAEAVKIEKGDDDLIGVLQNVIYYVGVAISKTGTNNVSMHLPDVGPYWAAAQQR, from the coding sequence ATGCCTGATCCAGTGACGCCGCTTACGCCCGCCGAGCAGGCGTTTGTGGCGACGCTCAACGCCACCTGGACCCGGGACCAGCTGCTCGCGCGCCTGAAGGCCGATCTCCAGACTGCGATCGAGATCGAACTCGCGACGATCCCCATCTATCTCTACACCTATTACTCGCTCGTCCGGAACAATGAGAGCGGCGAGACGATCAGTCCCGCCCAGCTCTTCGCCAACAAGGCGGGCGGCATCATCATGAGCGTGGCGGTGGAGGAAATGCTCCACATGTCGCTCTCGTCGAACATCCTGTGGTCGATGGGTGTCATGCCCCAGCTCTACGGCAAGGCGCCGGGGGCCTATCCGACCGGGCTGCCCTACCACAATCCGCAGGGGCCCGCCGGCCCGGACGGCAAGACCGGGGTGCTGATCCCGCTCGGCAAGCTGAGCTTCGAGCAGCTGTGGCACTTCCTCCAGATCGAGTATCCCGAGCAGTGGAACGCGCCGCCGCAGGACAGCGACTGGGATACGATCGGCCAATTCTATTCGTACCTCCGCTGCCTGCTGAGCACGCAGTTTTTGGACGATTCGGACTTTCAGCGCGGCTCCGTCATCAGTGCGATCCAGCCCTATAATTACTCGCCGAACAACGTCGACACCGTCTATCCTTCCGCCGGCTTCGATCCGTGGAAGCCCGCGCCGCCGGCCACGGCCCCGTGGGCCGACCCGATGCAGGGCGCCGCAGCGGCCGCGGTCTATCCCGATTATGCCGACAGCCATGCGGGCCAGACCCAACTCGTCGCGGTCCGATCGATCCAGGACGCCGCGACGGCGATCGACACGATCTGCGACCAGGGCGAGGGCGTGCCGATCCCCGATGTCGGGCCCAGCCCCGACGACGACCCATCGAAGGACGAGGAATCGCATTATGTGAAGTTCCTGACGCTCCAGGCCCAGTTCGCCGACTATGCGGGAACAAGCGAGGTGCGCCCGCTCCAGCCGCCCGCGCCGACCGCGGTGATCCAGCCTGCAATCGACAGCCAGGCGCTGCTCGATGCCGGGGTGCTGGTGAACGTGCCCGAGAGCCCGCTCGCGGCGAACTACCCCGAATATTATGTCGACATCGCCAATTTCTGCAGCGCCTGCTTCCAGTACATGCTGGTCATGACCGAGACGATCTATCTGGTGCCGCCCGAGAAGCAGAAGCTGTTCTTCAACGAGGGGCTGCACCGATCAATGATCTGGGTGCTCGACAAATATATCCGCACGATCCGCCAGATCCCGATCCCGAGCGGCGACTATGCGGGCATGATGATGGGCCCGACCTTCGAGAATGTCTCGCTGGGCGATCGGGCGGCATCGTTCCAGGGGCTGACCGAGTTCGGCAACAAGGCGATTGCATCGGCCAACGCCTTGATCGCCCAGCTCGACGCCAGCGAAGTGATCGAGCACGTCCAGGCGCTGTTCGCGCCCGGAGGCACCACCGCCGAAGCAGTGAAGATCGAGAAGGGGGACGACGACCTGATCGGCGTGCTCCAGAACGTCATCTATTATGTCGGCGTCGCGATCTCGAAGACCGGCACCAATAACGTATCGATGCACCTGCCCGATGTCGGGCCCTATTGGGCGGCCGCCCAGCAACGCTGA
- the ggt gene encoding gamma-glutamyltransferase translates to MKKMVALLIALFLPFAASAQGIVSAADPRAAAAGVEILRKGGTATDAAIATMLALNVVEPQSAGIGGGAFFVVYDAKKKVTITVDGREAAPMAADGHWFYADGKPLGIRDAIPGGRSVGVPGTLRAMALAHDKNGKLAWAELFTPAIRLAREGFPVSPRLANALRAYSSHVSPATRALYAGPDGKPLAAGAIARNPQQADLLERVAKLGPDSFYVGPQAQKLIDTVNNAARNPSKMTVGDLAAYEAKERPVLCGSYRKYKVCSMAPPSSGGIAVLMILKQLERFDMAKLGKDSPVAWHLFAESTRLAFADRNLYLGDPDFVDVPLKGLLDAKYLAGRSALISPKTSIANIVPGTPKGAPARKRVTPNEVSGTTSLSVADGAGNVAQVTTTIEGGWGSGLSVDGTMLNNELTDFDIVPESDGYLVANRIEGGKRPRSSMAPTIVYGPDGKVRLAVGAAGGPTIIAQVAKAIIGVIDWKLSSQDAIGLGLLFAPGPMATAERDTQLDAMIPALQALGEQVRSGQLGLKANAVERVGGRWSGGADPRSEGVVMYQDGRVAPITRFVPKPDRPSE, encoded by the coding sequence ATGAAAAAGATGGTCGCGCTGCTGATTGCCCTGTTCCTGCCCTTCGCCGCTTCGGCGCAGGGAATCGTCAGCGCCGCGGACCCCAGAGCCGCCGCGGCGGGGGTCGAGATCCTGCGAAAAGGCGGCACCGCGACCGATGCGGCGATCGCGACGATGCTCGCGCTCAACGTGGTCGAGCCGCAGAGCGCCGGGATCGGCGGCGGCGCGTTCTTCGTGGTCTATGACGCCAAGAAGAAGGTGACGATCACGGTCGACGGGCGCGAGGCGGCGCCGATGGCCGCGGACGGCCACTGGTTCTACGCTGACGGCAAGCCGCTCGGCATCCGCGACGCGATACCGGGCGGGCGCAGCGTCGGCGTGCCGGGCACGTTGCGCGCAATGGCGCTGGCGCACGACAAGAACGGCAAGCTGGCCTGGGCCGAGTTGTTCACGCCCGCGATCCGGCTGGCGCGCGAGGGCTTCCCGGTTTCGCCCCGCCTCGCCAATGCGCTGCGCGCCTATTCCAGCCATGTCTCGCCGGCGACGCGCGCGCTCTATGCCGGTCCCGACGGCAAGCCGCTGGCGGCCGGCGCGATCGCGCGCAATCCGCAACAGGCCGACCTGCTCGAACGCGTCGCGAAGCTCGGCCCGGACAGCTTCTATGTCGGCCCGCAGGCGCAGAAGCTGATCGACACGGTCAACAACGCGGCGCGCAATCCCTCGAAGATGACCGTGGGCGACCTTGCCGCATACGAGGCCAAGGAGCGGCCGGTGCTGTGCGGCAGCTACCGGAAGTACAAGGTGTGCTCGATGGCGCCGCCGTCGTCGGGCGGGATCGCGGTGCTGATGATCCTCAAGCAGCTCGAGCGCTTCGACATGGCGAAGCTGGGCAAGGATTCGCCCGTCGCCTGGCATCTGTTCGCCGAATCGACACGCCTCGCCTTTGCCGACCGCAACCTCTATCTCGGCGATCCCGATTTCGTCGACGTGCCGCTCAAGGGACTGCTCGATGCGAAGTATCTCGCCGGCCGCTCGGCGCTGATCAGCCCCAAGACCAGCATCGCCAATATCGTGCCGGGCACGCCGAAGGGCGCGCCGGCGCGCAAGCGCGTCACGCCCAACGAAGTCTCGGGCACCACCTCGCTGTCGGTCGCCGATGGCGCGGGCAATGTCGCGCAGGTGACGACGACGATCGAGGGCGGCTGGGGATCGGGCCTGTCGGTCGACGGGACGATGCTCAACAACGAGCTCACCGACTTCGACATCGTGCCCGAGAGCGACGGCTACCTCGTCGCCAACCGGATCGAGGGCGGCAAGCGCCCGCGCAGCTCGATGGCGCCGACGATCGTCTACGGCCCCGACGGCAAGGTGCGCCTCGCGGTCGGCGCAGCCGGTGGCCCGACCATCATCGCGCAGGTCGCCAAGGCAATCATCGGCGTGATCGACTGGAAGCTGAGTTCGCAGGATGCGATTGGCCTGGGATTACTGTTCGCGCCGGGCCCGATGGCCACCGCCGAGCGCGACACCCAGCTCGACGCGATGATCCCGGCGCTCCAGGCATTGGGCGAGCAGGTCCGCTCGGGGCAGCTCGGGCTCAAGGCCAATGCCGTCGAACGAGTCGGCGGGCGCTGGAGCGGCGGCGCGGACCCTCGGAGCGAGGGGGTCGTTATGTATCAGGACGGGCGCGTCGCGCCGATCACGCGTTTCGTGCCGAAGCCCGACCGTCCGTCGGAATAA
- the bufB gene encoding MNIO family bufferin maturase — protein sequence MADLPRLGLGLGLRSVHFDAILSGAGQDLWFEAISENFMDSGGRPRAILRAVAERHRLVLHGVSLSIGSTDPLDRAYLASLKRLADEIHPAWISDHLCWTGVNGHNSHDLLPIPLTEESLAHVAARVLQVQDILERPLILENPSSYVRFAQSTMEEPAFLRALADRTGCGLLLDVNNVYVSCFNAGTDPLAYLEAFPCDRVVQMHLAGHQDFGTHLIDTHDRAVRTEVWELFRIAWARTGGASTLLEWDDHIPGFDGCLAELRKAEHYMAGAAAPRGTTARTDGGEGVSNPLGFIIPRAMDSVMEDAA from the coding sequence CTGGCCGACCTGCCCCGGCTGGGACTGGGGCTGGGGCTTCGCAGCGTGCATTTCGATGCGATCCTGTCGGGCGCGGGGCAGGATTTGTGGTTCGAGGCGATCTCCGAGAATTTCATGGATTCCGGCGGACGGCCGCGCGCGATCCTCCGCGCGGTGGCCGAGCGCCATCGGCTCGTGCTGCACGGCGTCTCGCTCTCGATCGGCAGCACCGATCCGCTCGACCGGGCCTATCTGGCATCGCTCAAGCGGCTGGCGGACGAGATCCACCCCGCCTGGATCAGCGACCATCTCTGCTGGACCGGCGTCAACGGGCACAATTCGCACGACTTGCTGCCGATCCCGCTGACCGAGGAAAGCCTTGCGCATGTCGCAGCGCGGGTGCTTCAGGTGCAGGATATTCTCGAACGCCCGCTGATTCTCGAAAACCCCAGTTCCTATGTCCGTTTCGCGCAGTCGACGATGGAGGAGCCTGCCTTCCTCCGCGCGCTGGCCGACCGGACCGGCTGCGGGCTGCTGCTCGACGTCAACAACGTCTATGTCAGCTGCTTCAACGCCGGCACCGACCCGCTCGCCTATCTCGAGGCATTCCCCTGTGATCGCGTCGTCCAGATGCATCTGGCGGGGCATCAGGATTTCGGCACCCATCTGATCGACACGCATGACCGAGCGGTGCGGACCGAAGTGTGGGAGCTGTTCCGCATCGCCTGGGCGCGTACCGGCGGGGCGTCGACCTTGCTCGAATGGGACGATCACATCCCCGGCTTCGACGGCTGCCTCGCCGAGCTGCGCAAGGCCGAGCACTACATGGCGGGCGCCGCCGCGCCGCGCGGCACGACCGCGCGCACGGACGGCGGCGAAGGCGTCTCCAACCCGCTCGGCTTCATCATCCCGCGCGCAATGGATAGCGTGATGGAGGACGCGGCATGA